In the Thermococcus sp. genome, one interval contains:
- a CDS encoding FAD-binding oxidoreductase codes for MGKVAIIGGGIIGVATAYELAKLGEDVVLFEKNYFGSGSTFRCATGIRAQFTDESNIRLMKYSIERWERLEEELGFDINFRQTGYLFLATSEEEVEAFKSNIRLQNRLGVPTRLIDMDEAKEIVPILNTEPFLAGAWNPRDGKANPFKTLFAYLFRAKEMGVDAREHTEVVGFEREGKEITAVKFRSRGKVERVKVDAVLNATNAWAPVINEMAGLKRDLVPIRAYKHQLVKTEPLERGQAEPLVCPPSWNNSYIIQDGEDGGIICGAGIEHEAKSLKDVEPTYDFLRGVLRYAVMIAPPLRYAHVIRQWAGFYAKTPDRNPAIGKLLDNFYISAGFSGHGFMMAPAVGQAMAELIARGRSKAPIDWEWYDPYRFERGELRSSAFQIG; via the coding sequence ATGGGTAAGGTCGCGATAATCGGGGGCGGAATAATCGGCGTTGCCACCGCCTACGAGCTGGCGAAGCTCGGGGAGGATGTTGTGCTCTTCGAGAAGAACTACTTCGGCTCGGGCTCGACCTTTCGATGCGCAACCGGAATCCGCGCCCAGTTCACGGACGAGTCGAACATAAGGCTCATGAAGTACTCGATCGAACGCTGGGAGAGGCTTGAGGAGGAGCTCGGCTTCGACATAAACTTCAGGCAGACCGGCTACCTCTTCCTTGCGACGAGTGAGGAGGAGGTCGAGGCCTTTAAGTCAAACATAAGGCTCCAGAACCGCTTGGGGGTTCCCACGAGGCTTATCGACATGGATGAAGCGAAAGAGATAGTCCCGATCCTCAACACCGAGCCATTCTTAGCTGGAGCATGGAACCCCAGGGACGGGAAGGCGAACCCGTTCAAGACGCTCTTCGCCTACCTCTTCCGGGCCAAGGAGATGGGCGTTGACGCGAGGGAGCACACCGAGGTGGTTGGTTTCGAGCGCGAGGGCAAAGAGATAACCGCTGTGAAGTTCAGGAGCAGAGGGAAGGTGGAGAGGGTTAAGGTTGACGCCGTTCTGAACGCGACCAACGCCTGGGCGCCTGTAATCAACGAGATGGCCGGTTTGAAGCGCGACCTCGTGCCGATAAGAGCCTACAAGCACCAGCTCGTCAAGACGGAACCCCTGGAGAGGGGTCAGGCGGAACCGCTGGTCTGTCCGCCGAGCTGGAACAACTCTTACATAATCCAAGACGGCGAGGACGGCGGGATAATCTGCGGCGCCGGGATAGAGCACGAGGCAAAGAGCCTAAAAGACGTTGAGCCGACCTACGACTTCCTGCGCGGAGTTTTGAGATACGCGGTTATGATAGCTCCTCCACTGAGGTACGCCCACGTGATAAGGCAGTGGGCTGGCTTCTACGCCAAAACCCCCGATAGGAATCCCGCTATAGGAAAGCTCCTCGACAACTTCTACATCTCGGCAGGCTTTTCCGGCCACGGCTTCATGATGGCTCCGGCAGTTGGGCAGGCGATGGCCGAGCTGATTGCCAGAGGTCGCTCCAAAGCTCCCATTGACTGGGAGTGGTACGACCCGTACCGCTTCGAGCGCGGTGAGCTCCGCTCCAGTGCTTTCCAGATAGGCTGA
- a CDS encoding 4Fe-4S binding protein: MPEVPAYLRRGYITPGELFSIIPKPSEERLRQRPVAVPECPQEIPCAPCREVCPTNAIRMPTPNDVPIVDYDRCIGCSLCVQVCPGLAFFMIQYVGDRARITMPHELLPLPKKGEEVLLLNRVGEPVGKGKVLTVVPREKTRGNTPIITVEVPIELAWDVRAVKVVRE; this comes from the coding sequence ATGCCTGAGGTTCCGGCTTACCTTCGGAGGGGCTACATAACTCCCGGGGAGCTCTTCTCAATAATCCCGAAGCCGAGCGAGGAGAGGCTCCGCCAGAGACCCGTGGCCGTTCCAGAGTGTCCCCAGGAGATTCCCTGCGCCCCCTGCAGGGAAGTATGCCCGACCAACGCGATAAGAATGCCAACGCCCAACGACGTACCCATAGTCGACTATGATAGGTGCATAGGCTGTTCCCTCTGCGTCCAGGTCTGCCCCGGGCTGGCCTTCTTCATGATTCAGTACGTTGGCGATAGGGCGAGGATAACGATGCCCCACGAGCTCCTCCCACTGCCGAAGAAAGGGGAGGAAGTCCTTCTCCTCAACCGTGTTGGAGAGCCCGTGGGGAAGGGAAAGGTTCTCACCGTCGTTCCGAGGGAGAAAACTAGGGGGAACACGCCGATAATCACCGTTGAGGTTCCTATCGAGCTCGCCTGGGACGTCAGGGCGGTTAAGGTGGTGAGAGAATGA
- the pyrH gene encoding UMP kinase, producing MRIVFDIGGSVLVPEDPDIDFIRALSYELIKISEDHEVAVVVGGGKVSRKYIRAAKTFTPNETFKDYIGIHITRANAMLLIAALGEKAYPFVIQDFRKAWEVIQLKKIPIMGGTHPGHTTDAVAALLAEYLQADLLVVVTNVDGVYDSDPRKNPNAKKLDRITPEQLVEIAMEAESKAGGSSVVDALAAKFIQRGRIKTYIVGKKDAYHLFDVVRGKHNGTVVEP from the coding sequence ATGAGGATAGTCTTTGACATAGGTGGCTCGGTTCTCGTTCCTGAAGACCCGGATATCGACTTCATAAGGGCTCTCTCCTACGAGCTCATCAAAATAAGCGAAGACCACGAGGTAGCTGTGGTAGTCGGAGGCGGAAAGGTTTCAAGAAAGTACATCAGGGCCGCAAAGACCTTCACGCCCAACGAGACATTCAAGGACTACATAGGAATCCACATCACGAGGGCAAACGCGATGCTACTCATAGCTGCCCTCGGTGAGAAGGCGTATCCCTTCGTCATTCAGGACTTCCGTAAGGCTTGGGAGGTGATACAGCTCAAGAAGATACCGATAATGGGCGGAACCCACCCGGGCCACACGACTGACGCTGTCGCTGCGCTCCTCGCGGAGTACCTGCAGGCAGACCTTCTCGTGGTCGTTACGAACGTTGACGGTGTCTACGACAGCGATCCAAGAAAGAACCCGAACGCGAAGAAGCTCGACAGGATAACGCCCGAACAGCTGGTCGAGATAGCGATGGAAGCGGAGAGCAAGGCCGGTGGAAGTAGCGTCGTTGATGCCTTAGCCGCAAAGTTCATCCAGCGCGGACGGATAAAGACCTACATCGTGGGCAAAAAAGATGCATACCACCTCTTCGACGTCGTGAGGGGGAAGCACAACGGGACTGTAGTGGAGCCTTGA
- a CDS encoding (2Fe-2S)-binding protein, giving the protein MSDGKVIVCRCNDVTAEEIEELIDSGVTDIEEIKRLLRVGMGPCQGRTCIPIVISILARKTGKRPGEIGLPKARVPIRPVRVEALVGGEDG; this is encoded by the coding sequence ATGAGTGACGGAAAGGTAATTGTCTGTCGCTGTAACGACGTCACCGCCGAGGAGATTGAAGAACTCATAGATTCTGGCGTTACCGACATCGAGGAGATCAAGAGGCTCCTCCGCGTCGGTATGGGGCCCTGCCAGGGGAGGACGTGCATTCCAATCGTAATATCTATTCTCGCGAGGAAAACCGGCAAAAGGCCCGGGGAAATAGGACTTCCAAAGGCGAGGGTCCCGATAAGGCCCGTCCGGGTCGAGGCTCTCGTGGGTGGTGAGGATGGGTAA
- a CDS encoding FAD-dependent oxidoreductase, with amino-acid sequence MKVVVTGSGTAGSNFALFLRKADRKAEITVIGKEPTMQYSPCALPHVISGTIEKPEDVIVFPNEFYERQKIKLMLSTEAKAIDRERKVVITDKGEVPYDKLVLAVGSKAFIPPIKGVENEGVFTLKSLDDVRRIKSYITERKPKKAVVIGAGLIGLEGAEAFAKLGMEVLVVELMDRLMPTMLDKDTAKLVQAEMEKHGVSFRFGIGVSEIVGSPVEAVKIGEEEVPADLVLVATGVRANVELAKKAGLEVNRGIVVNGHLQTSDPDIYAIGDCAEVVDAVTGKRTLSQLGTSAVRMAKVAAEHIAGKDVSFRPVFNTAITELFDLEIGAFGITEERAKKEGIEITVGKFKGSTKPEYYPGGKPITVKLIFRKSDKKLIGAQIVGGERVWGRIMTLSALAQKGATAEDVAYLETAYAPPISPTIDPITVAGEMAMRKLK; translated from the coding sequence ATGAAGGTCGTCGTAACCGGTTCTGGCACGGCAGGAAGCAACTTCGCCCTCTTTCTCAGGAAGGCCGACAGGAAGGCTGAAATCACGGTCATCGGGAAGGAACCCACGATGCAGTATTCTCCGTGCGCCCTGCCGCACGTGATAAGCGGAACCATAGAGAAGCCCGAAGATGTCATCGTCTTCCCGAACGAGTTCTACGAAAGGCAGAAAATCAAGCTAATGCTCTCCACCGAGGCCAAAGCCATAGACCGCGAGAGAAAGGTCGTCATTACAGATAAGGGCGAAGTCCCCTACGACAAGCTCGTCTTAGCGGTTGGCTCCAAAGCGTTTATCCCGCCGATAAAGGGCGTTGAGAACGAAGGAGTTTTCACCCTCAAGAGCCTCGACGACGTGAGGAGAATCAAATCCTACATCACCGAGAGGAAGCCGAAGAAAGCGGTGGTCATCGGCGCCGGCTTAATAGGCCTTGAAGGGGCCGAAGCCTTCGCAAAGCTCGGTATGGAGGTTTTAGTTGTAGAACTGATGGATCGCCTGATGCCCACGATGCTCGACAAAGATACTGCCAAGCTCGTTCAGGCAGAGATGGAAAAGCACGGCGTTTCCTTCAGGTTCGGCATCGGTGTGAGTGAAATAGTCGGAAGCCCGGTCGAGGCCGTTAAGATCGGCGAGGAGGAAGTTCCGGCAGACCTCGTTCTCGTCGCCACCGGCGTAAGGGCGAACGTTGAGCTGGCCAAAAAGGCCGGCCTTGAGGTCAACAGGGGAATAGTCGTCAACGGGCACCTCCAGACGAGCGACCCGGACATATACGCTATAGGCGACTGCGCCGAGGTGGTTGATGCAGTTACCGGCAAGAGAACCCTCAGCCAGCTCGGAACGAGCGCGGTGAGGATGGCGAAGGTTGCAGCGGAACACATAGCTGGTAAAGATGTTTCCTTCAGGCCCGTCTTCAACACAGCGATAACCGAACTTTTCGACCTTGAGATAGGTGCCTTCGGAATCACCGAGGAAAGGGCGAAGAAGGAGGGCATCGAGATAACCGTCGGCAAGTTCAAAGGTTCAACCAAGCCCGAGTACTACCCCGGTGGCAAGCCGATAACGGTGAAGCTTATCTTCAGAAAATCGGATAAGAAGCTCATCGGGGCACAGATAGTCGGCGGTGAGCGGGTCTGGGGCAGGATAATGACTCTCTCTGCTCTGGCTCAGAAGGGCGCAACCGCTGAAGAC
- a CDS encoding pentapeptide repeat-containing protein, producing MPKKGHIDESIFYKKSKTPEEERQFWEAFFRKFAPRLEEREVDGRLQKVLVFDKPLDASGFIFPDIPHEPVKVFKVSIDGVDRKFCDRDDCVNFRGAVFKEDVNFEHAIFGKISFEWANFEKDANFAHAMISRDKEYQVFRKTHFGGRTYFNNATLINIGFQLTTFSGRVEFDGATFEGEGVSFFDAKFESIAAFGKTAEGKPVIFKCQANFSNAKFKEKVDFWFCKFSDANFSHCHFYETAFFDFAEFRTAIFNFAVFEKGASFKNVTFNDEAWFQEVEFKKAIEFQAAEFKGKTTFKGSVFERIAVFVNEDLTLDEPAPKFHDELSFANCDFRQGADFLGSLKNETNISTLWKFFSSRFSNPQAMIEALRIQRLSFEKEGKREEADRMFVLEMRAKRKLRMLHAKENLENANGIGGKLKAIMYYLGTWIGVQTERILADGVSEYGTNWKKTLLASIDVILWSALLYYIFSSWLSLGKIIDASGKPVTDILNHLYYSLVTFTTLGYGDMHPIGWLKALSALEALTGAVFMALIVAVIARKWMR from the coding sequence ATGCCAAAAAAGGGGCATATAGATGAGTCGATTTTTTACAAGAAGTCTAAGACACCAGAGGAAGAGAGACAGTTCTGGGAAGCTTTTTTCAGAAAATTCGCGCCAAGGTTAGAAGAACGTGAAGTTGACGGAAGACTCCAGAAGGTTCTCGTTTTTGATAAACCTCTTGACGCTAGCGGCTTTATTTTCCCGGATATTCCACATGAGCCCGTTAAGGTTTTTAAGGTTTCTATAGATGGAGTTGATAGGAAATTCTGTGATAGGGATGACTGCGTTAACTTTCGGGGAGCTGTTTTTAAAGAAGACGTGAACTTTGAACATGCTATTTTTGGTAAAATTTCTTTTGAATGGGCAAATTTTGAGAAAGATGCTAACTTTGCTCACGCAATGATTAGCAGGGATAAAGAATATCAAGTTTTTAGAAAAACGCATTTTGGGGGTAGGACATATTTTAACAATGCAACCCTAATAAACATTGGATTCCAGCTGACGACATTTTCTGGACGTGTCGAATTTGATGGAGCTACTTTTGAAGGTGAAGGTGTCTCGTTCTTCGATGCTAAGTTCGAGAGCATTGCTGCCTTTGGAAAGACTGCTGAGGGAAAGCCTGTAATCTTTAAGTGTCAAGCTAACTTCTCAAACGCAAAGTTTAAAGAGAAGGTAGATTTCTGGTTCTGTAAATTTTCTGATGCAAATTTCAGTCACTGCCATTTTTATGAGACTGCATTCTTTGACTTTGCAGAGTTTAGAACCGCTATCTTCAACTTCGCTGTATTCGAAAAGGGAGCGAGCTTTAAGAACGTGACATTCAATGACGAGGCTTGGTTCCAAGAAGTTGAGTTCAAAAAGGCCATTGAATTTCAAGCGGCAGAATTCAAAGGTAAGACAACGTTCAAAGGTTCCGTCTTTGAGAGGATAGCAGTCTTTGTTAATGAGGATCTAACATTAGACGAACCTGCGCCTAAGTTCCACGACGAATTGAGCTTTGCCAACTGTGACTTTAGGCAGGGGGCGGACTTTTTAGGGAGCTTAAAGAACGAAACCAATATCTCTACGCTATGGAAGTTCTTCAGCTCACGGTTTTCAAATCCTCAAGCTATGATAGAAGCCCTCCGTATTCAGCGCCTAAGCTTCGAAAAAGAAGGTAAACGAGAGGAAGCCGACAGGATGTTCGTTCTCGAAATGCGCGCCAAGAGGAAGCTTAGGATGTTGCATGCAAAAGAGAACCTTGAGAATGCTAATGGTATTGGAGGTAAACTAAAAGCCATCATGTATTATCTTGGAACATGGATCGGAGTGCAAACTGAGAGGATACTCGCAGATGGTGTTAGTGAATATGGCACAAACTGGAAGAAAACTTTACTCGCCAGTATTGATGTGATTCTGTGGTCTGCACTTCTTTACTATATTTTCTCTTCTTGGCTTTCCCTTGGCAAAATAATAGATGCCAGCGGTAAACCTGTAACTGACATACTAAATCATTTGTACTACTCCCTCGTCACCTTCACCACCCTCGGTTACGGCGACATGCACCCGATCGGCTGGCTCAAAGCCCTGAGCGCCCTCGAAGCCCTGACCGGAGCGGTCTTCATGGCGCTCATTGTAGCTGTCATAGCGAGGAAGTGGATGCGGTGA
- a CDS encoding type II toxin-antitoxin system RelE/ParE family toxin — MTFRLVVSKRAEKGIRNLPPANLKRFAELVETLKINPVPVESFDIKKIRGSERAYRVRLGNYRVLYTVRWDDEVIVILKVEPRERAYR; from the coding sequence ATGACCTTCAGGCTTGTGGTCAGCAAGCGGGCTGAAAAAGGAATAAGAAACCTCCCTCCTGCCAACTTAAAGCGCTTTGCCGAGCTTGTGGAGACGTTGAAAATCAACCCGGTGCCCGTGGAAAGCTTCGACATTAAAAAGATACGCGGCTCGGAGCGGGCATACCGAGTTAGGCTTGGTAACTATCGGGTTCTGTACACCGTCCGCTGGGACGATGAGGTGATTGTCATTCTCAAGGTCGAGCCGCGTGAGAGAGCCTACCGCTGA